One genomic window of Desmospora activa DSM 45169 includes the following:
- a CDS encoding heterocycloanthracin/sonorensin family bacteriocin has translation MDDFKHELKNLSVDEFVPGQVTSWDHQAQYDPALAQRCGGCFRCGGGCFRCGGFRCGGCFRCGGCACGGFFPIFPPPCFGCGGCAGCANCF, from the coding sequence GTGGATGATTTTAAGCATGAACTGAAAAACTTGAGTGTTGACGAATTTGTGCCGGGTCAGGTAACTTCTTGGGATCATCAAGCCCAGTACGATCCGGCGCTGGCACAACGCTGCGGCGGTTGTTTCCGCTGTGGTGGCGGCTGTTTTCGCTGTGGAGGATTTCGTTGCGGGGGTTGTTTTCGCTGTGGAGGATGTGCTTGTGGTGGATTTTTCCCCATTTTTCCCCCACCATGCTTTGGCTGTGGGGGCTGTGCCGGTTGTGCCAATTGTTTTTAA